One segment of Methanobrevibacter wolinii SH DNA contains the following:
- the purB gene encoding adenylosuccinate lyase: MAIHPIEFRYGTPEMKNIWEYENKLQKMLDVESALAQAEGQLGIIKKEYADEISKKANTNYVKLERVNEIEAAKKHDIASMVQGIAEQCDGEAGEYVHFGATSNDIVDTSNSLLLKDSIHVLEDKIIKLTNIILKLAKENKDKVCIGRTHGQHAIPTTYGMKFANWAAELKRQYDRLEHAKNNVCVGMLDGAVGTTAALGPQGWEVHKKVSEILDLPYATITNQVVQRDNHVEFIMVIANLATTLTKIALEIRNLQRTEIMEVGEFFDPEKQVGSSTMPHKMNPITAERICGISRIVKSYVTAAMENNPLWHERDLTNSSCERIMLPEACILSDYTLELTIKLMTKLQFHDENIEKNLNLTHGLVMAERLMAELTRSGMGKQTAYAIVRKNAIKANKEKLLLADLILADEEASKFLSEEEVRKIMDPHTYTGSADIIVDEILEDSKNWF, translated from the coding sequence ATGGCAATACATCCAATAGAATTTAGATATGGTACTCCTGAAATGAAGAATATTTGGGAATATGAAAATAAATTACAAAAAATGTTAGATGTAGAATCTGCATTAGCTCAAGCTGAAGGTCAACTTGGAATTATTAAAAAAGAATATGCTGATGAGATTAGTAAAAAAGCTAATACTAATTATGTTAAACTTGAAAGAGTAAATGAAATTGAAGCTGCTAAAAAACATGATATTGCATCTATGGTTCAAGGAATTGCAGAACAATGTGATGGTGAAGCTGGTGAATATGTTCACTTTGGAGCAACTTCTAATGATATTGTAGATACTTCAAATTCTTTACTTCTTAAAGATTCTATTCATGTACTTGAAGATAAAATAATTAAATTAACTAATATTATTCTTAAATTAGCTAAAGAAAACAAAGATAAAGTATGTATAGGACGTACTCATGGTCAACATGCTATTCCTACTACTTATGGTATGAAATTTGCTAATTGGGCTGCTGAACTTAAAAGACAGTATGATAGATTAGAACATGCAAAAAATAATGTCTGTGTTGGAATGTTAGATGGTGCAGTTGGTACTACTGCAGCATTAGGTCCTCAAGGTTGGGAAGTACATAAAAAAGTTTCTGAAATTTTAGATTTACCTTATGCAACTATTACTAATCAAGTTGTTCAAAGAGATAATCATGTAGAATTTATTATGGTAATTGCAAACCTTGCAACTACTCTTACAAAAATAGCTCTTGAAATCAGAAATCTTCAAAGAACTGAAATCATGGAAGTTGGAGAATTCTTTGATCCAGAAAAACAAGTAGGTAGTAGTACTATGCCACATAAAATGAATCCTATTACTGCTGAAAGAATTTGTGGTATTTCAAGGATTGTAAAATCATATGTAACTGCTGCTATGGAAAATAATCCATTATGGCATGAAAGAGATTTAACTAATTCTTCTTGTGAAAGAATAATGTTACCTGAAGCATGTATTTTAAGTGATTATACTTTAGAATTAACTATTAAACTCATGACTAAATTACAATTCCATGATGAAAATATTGAGAAAAATCTTAATTTAACTCATGGTTTAGTCATGGCTGAAAGATTAATGGCAGAACTTACTAGATCAGGTATGGGTAAACAAACTGCATATGCTATTGTAAGGAAAAATGCTATTAAAGCTAATAAAGAAAAATTATTACTTGCAGATTTAATACTTGCTGATGAAGAAGCTTCTAAATTCTTATCTGAAGAAGAAGTTAGAAAAATTATGGATCCTCATACTTACACTGGTTCTGCAGATATAATTGTTGATGAAATTTTAGAAGATTCTAAAAATTGGTTTTAA